In the genome of Leptolyngbya sp. CCY15150, one region contains:
- a CDS encoding PDDEXK nuclease domain-containing protein has protein sequence MRSPSMTLTFPEHYDALLTHLKAQIRTAQVKAALSVNRELVMLYWQIGTAILQQQQHQGWGAKVIDRLSADLRQSFPDMKGFAARNLRYMRAFAEAYPDLELVQQLVADIPWGHNVRLLDRVKNLDERLWYSRQTIEHGWSRHVLEHQIDADLYHRRGQALNNFDRTLPPVQSDLAQDLLKDPYHFDFLNLRDDVQERDLERALLQSISAFLLELGVGFALVGNQYHLTVDGDDFYIDLLFYHLALRCYVVIDLKISKFEPEFAGKMNFYLAAVDERLRHADDQPSIGIILCKGKNKTVVEYALRDIGRPMGVAEYQLTRSLPEQWQEQLPSVEALQAKLETRSLDLS, from the coding sequence ATGCGATCGCCCTCTATGACCCTCACCTTCCCCGAGCACTATGATGCCCTGCTCACCCACCTCAAAGCGCAAATCCGCACGGCGCAGGTGAAGGCGGCTCTATCGGTGAATCGAGAGCTGGTCATGCTCTATTGGCAGATTGGCACCGCAATTTTGCAACAGCAGCAGCACCAAGGTTGGGGGGCGAAGGTGATCGATCGCTTGTCGGCGGATCTGCGTCAGTCGTTTCCTGATATGAAGGGCTTTGCTGCCCGCAACCTTCGCTATATGAGGGCGTTTGCTGAAGCCTACCCAGATCTTGAACTGGTGCAACAGCTTGTTGCAGATATTCCCTGGGGGCATAATGTCCGCCTGTTAGACCGGGTCAAAAATCTAGATGAACGCCTTTGGTATAGTCGCCAAACGATTGAACATGGCTGGAGTCGTCATGTTTTAGAGCACCAGATTGATGCCGATCTCTACCATCGGCGCGGTCAAGCCCTCAATAACTTCGATCGCACCCTGCCGCCGGTTCAATCGGATCTAGCCCAAGATCTGCTCAAAGATCCCTACCACTTTGATTTTTTGAACCTCAGGGACGATGTTCAAGAGCGTGATTTAGAACGGGCGTTGCTGCAATCAATCTCCGCTTTTTTGCTGGAATTGGGGGTTGGTTTTGCGCTGGTGGGCAATCAATATCACCTCACGGTGGACGGGGATGACTTCTATATTGATCTGTTGTTCTATCACCTGGCGTTGCGCTGCTATGTGGTGATTGATCTGAAGATCAGCAAATTTGAGCCAGAATTTGCCGGCAAAATGAACTTCTACCTAGCTGCCGTAGATGAACGCCTGCGCCATGCTGACGACCAACCGAGTATTGGCATTATTTTGTGTAAGGGGAAAAATAAAACGGTGGTGGAATATGCCCTGCGGGACATTGGCCGGCCCATGGGTGTGGCAGAGTACCAACTAACGCGATCGCTGCCTGAACAATGGCAAGAACAGCTCCCTAGCGTTGAGGCCCTGCAAGCGAAGCTCGAAACGCGATCGCTAGATTTATCCTAG